In a genomic window of uncultured Flavobacterium sp.:
- a CDS encoding glycoside hydrolase family 97 protein, which produces MKNLFFASLILFAFSSIAKAQQLKSPEGKFVMEFSLQNDGTPTYNLKYKNKEVVKTSKLGLELKDDKKSLLNDFTVVDTKTSTFDENWKPVWGEVDNIRNHYNELAVTLNQKGTDRQIIIRFRLFDDGLGFRYEFPAQKNLTYFVIKEERTQFAMAGDHTAFWIPGDYDTQEYDYTKSKLSEIRGLSQKAYTANVSQKNFSPTGVQTSLMLKTADGIYINLHEAALINYSCMHLNLDDKNMIFESWLTPDAKGDKGYMQAPSHSPWRTIMVSDNATEILASKMTLNLNDPSKIDDTSWIKPVKYVGVWWEMITGKSTWSYTNDFPTVQLGVSDFSKAKPSGTHGANNANVKKYIDFAAANGFDAVLVEGWNEGWEDWFGHSKDYVFDFVTPYPDFDVKGLHEYAKSKGVKIIMHHETSGSVRNYERHMDKAYQFMKDNGYDAVKSGYVGDILPRGENHYDQWIVNHYQYAIEKAADYKIMVNAHEAVRPTGICRTYPNLIGNEAARGTEYQAFGGSKPNHVTVLPFTRLIGGPMDYTPGIFEMDISKMNPDNKSHVNSTICNQLALYVTMYSPLQMAADTPENYNRFPDAFQFIKDVAVDWSESKYIEAEPGDYITVARKAKGTNNWFVGNVNGETPRTSNIDFSFLEKGKKYTATIYADAKDAHYKTNPQAYTIKKIAVTNKSKLSQLSAPGGGYAISIIETK; this is translated from the coding sequence ATGAAAAACTTATTTTTCGCAAGTTTAATCTTGTTTGCTTTTAGCTCGATTGCAAAAGCGCAACAATTAAAATCTCCCGAAGGAAAGTTCGTAATGGAATTTTCGCTTCAAAATGACGGAACTCCAACTTACAATTTAAAATACAAAAATAAAGAAGTTGTAAAAACCAGTAAATTAGGTCTTGAACTTAAAGATGACAAAAAATCTTTATTGAATGATTTTACAGTTGTAGACACAAAAACATCGACTTTTGACGAAAACTGGAAACCGGTTTGGGGTGAAGTAGACAATATTAGAAATCACTATAATGAATTGGCGGTTACTTTAAATCAAAAAGGAACTGACAGACAAATCATAATTCGTTTCCGTTTATTTGATGACGGACTTGGATTTAGATATGAATTTCCGGCTCAAAAGAATCTTACTTATTTCGTAATCAAAGAAGAAAGAACTCAGTTTGCAATGGCTGGAGATCACACAGCTTTCTGGATTCCGGGAGATTATGATACTCAGGAATACGATTATACAAAATCTAAATTATCTGAAATTAGAGGATTATCTCAAAAAGCATATACAGCAAATGTTTCTCAAAAGAACTTTTCACCAACAGGAGTTCAGACTTCTTTGATGTTAAAAACTGCTGACGGAATCTACATCAACTTGCACGAAGCAGCTTTGATCAACTATTCTTGTATGCACTTGAATCTTGATGACAAAAACATGATTTTCGAATCTTGGTTAACGCCAGATGCAAAAGGAGATAAAGGATATATGCAAGCGCCAAGTCACTCGCCTTGGAGAACGATTATGGTAAGCGATAATGCTACAGAAATCTTAGCTTCAAAAATGACTTTAAACTTAAATGATCCATCAAAAATTGACGATACTTCTTGGATTAAACCAGTAAAATACGTTGGGGTTTGGTGGGAAATGATTACAGGAAAAAGCACTTGGTCATACACAAACGATTTCCCAACGGTACAATTGGGAGTTTCTGATTTTTCAAAAGCAAAACCAAGCGGAACGCACGGAGCAAACAATGCTAACGTAAAAAAATACATTGATTTTGCTGCTGCAAATGGTTTCGACGCCGTTTTAGTCGAAGGTTGGAACGAAGGTTGGGAAGACTGGTTTGGACATTCAAAAGATTATGTTTTTGATTTCGTAACACCTTATCCTGATTTTGATGTAAAAGGTTTGCACGAATACGCAAAATCTAAAGGTGTAAAAATCATCATGCACCATGAAACTTCAGGTTCAGTTCGTAACTACGAGCGTCATATGGACAAAGCGTACCAATTCATGAAAGACAACGGATATGACGCTGTAAAAAGCGGATATGTTGGCGATATTTTGCCTCGTGGTGAAAACCACTACGATCAATGGATTGTAAACCATTATCAATATGCAATTGAAAAAGCAGCTGATTATAAAATTATGGTGAATGCTCACGAAGCAGTTCGTCCAACTGGAATTTGCAGAACGTATCCTAACTTAATTGGAAACGAAGCTGCAAGAGGAACAGAATACCAAGCTTTTGGGGGTTCTAAACCAAATCACGTTACCGTTTTACCATTTACACGTTTAATTGGCGGACCAATGGATTACACCCCTGGAATCTTCGAAATGGATATCAGCAAAATGAATCCTGATAACAAATCTCATGTAAACAGTACAATTTGTAATCAATTAGCATTATACGTTACAATGTATAGCCCGTTGCAAATGGCAGCTGATACTCCGGAGAATTACAACCGTTTTCCAGATGCATTCCAATTCATTAAAGATGTCGCTGTAGATTGGTCAGAAAGTAAATATATCGAGGCTGAACCAGGAGATTATATCACGGTTGCCCGTAAAGCAAAAGGAACAAACAATTGGTTCGTAGGAAACGTAAACGGAGAAACTCCTCGTACATCAAACATCGATTTCAGTTTCCTTGAAAAAGGTAAAAAATATACCGCTACAATTTATGCTGATGCAAAAGATGCGCATTACAAAACAAATCCGCAAGCTTATACTATCAAGAAAATTGCAGTAACAAATAAATCAAAATTATCGCAGTTATCTGCTCCTGGCGGAGGTTATGCAATAAGCATTATCGAAACTAAATAA
- the pgmB gene encoding beta-phosphoglucomutase, protein MNNKKAFIFDLDGVIVDTAKYHFLAWQKIAKALNINFTLENNELLKGVSRVRSLDIILELGNVQASQEDKDKWLIQKNEDYLSYLVDMDESEILPGVLKILQLLKEKNQGIALGSASKNARPILEKTGILSYFDVIVDGNDVTNAKPDPEVFLKAAQLLKIDPKNSIVFEDSVAGIQAANIAEMVSVGIGEETILHEADYIFKDFTEIDSSFIEKLIN, encoded by the coding sequence ATGAATAATAAAAAAGCATTCATCTTCGATCTTGATGGAGTGATCGTTGACACCGCTAAATACCACTTTTTAGCTTGGCAGAAAATTGCAAAAGCATTAAATATAAATTTTACACTCGAAAACAACGAATTACTAAAAGGAGTAAGTCGCGTGCGTTCGTTAGATATAATTCTTGAATTAGGAAATGTTCAGGCTTCACAAGAAGACAAAGACAAATGGTTGATTCAAAAAAATGAAGATTACTTATCTTATTTAGTTGACATGGACGAAAGCGAGATTCTTCCAGGAGTACTTAAAATTCTACAACTATTAAAAGAAAAAAACCAAGGAATTGCGTTAGGTTCAGCGAGTAAAAATGCCCGACCAATCCTTGAAAAAACAGGAATCCTTTCGTATTTCGATGTTATTGTTGACGGAAACGACGTTACCAATGCCAAACCAGATCCGGAAGTTTTCTTAAAAGCGGCTCAATTATTAAAAATTGATCCAAAAAATTCAATCGTATTTGAAGACTCTGTTGCCGGAATTCAGGCAGCAAATATTGCAGAAATGGTAAGTGTGGGAATTGGTGAGGAAACAATTTTGCATGAAGCTGATTATATTTTTAAAGATTTTACCGAAATCGACTCAAGTTTTATCGAGAAACTTATCAATTAG
- a CDS encoding alpha-amylase family glycosyl hydrolase — MKKYTFLFLSLVFLITSCSGSKSVTMNHENTSKTPFVWEGANVYFLLTDRFYNGNPSNDLNFNRTKTPGKLRGFEGGDIIGITKKIESGYFEKLGINAIWLTPIVEQIHDGVDEGTGLSYGFHGYWARDWTALDPNFGTKEDLANLVKKAHEKGIRIVLDGVINHTGPVTPEDPVWPSDWVRTGVVCDYKSFENTTMCTLVENLPDVRTESTQEVELPPFLIEKWKKEGRYEKEIASLDEFFKRTNYPRTPKYYIIKWLTDYITEFGVDGYRGDTVKHTDENVWSDFKKECDYAFETWKKNHPKEVLDQNPFYTIAEVYGYGISGGQDYDFGDRKVNYFQNGFNSMINFEFKWNAAQNNYEGLFSKYSNALNNDLKGYSVLNYMSSHDDGQPFDANRVKGIEAGTKLLLSPGMSQVYYGDESSRSLVIEGTQGDATLRSNMNWDDIQNNSEVQKTLLHWQKLGQFRRNHPAVGAGIHTQISSEPYVFSRRFSKETFEDKVVIGLDLPKGKKELPVNSIFQNGTKLRDTYSNQEAEVIDGKVTIDSDFDVVLLEKI, encoded by the coding sequence ATGAAAAAATACACTTTCCTTTTTTTATCTTTAGTATTCTTAATCACGAGTTGTTCTGGCTCTAAATCAGTTACAATGAATCACGAAAATACTTCGAAAACGCCTTTCGTATGGGAAGGAGCAAATGTTTACTTTTTACTTACCGATCGTTTTTATAACGGAAATCCTTCTAACGATTTAAACTTCAACCGAACCAAAACTCCGGGAAAACTCCGTGGTTTTGAAGGTGGAGATATCATTGGAATTACCAAGAAAATTGAATCCGGTTATTTCGAAAAACTAGGAATCAATGCGATTTGGCTTACGCCAATTGTAGAGCAAATTCATGATGGAGTTGACGAAGGAACTGGTCTTAGTTATGGTTTTCATGGTTATTGGGCAAGAGACTGGACTGCTTTAGATCCAAATTTTGGAACTAAAGAAGATCTTGCGAATCTGGTAAAAAAAGCACACGAAAAAGGCATCCGAATTGTTCTCGACGGCGTAATCAATCATACCGGACCTGTAACTCCCGAAGATCCTGTTTGGCCTTCAGACTGGGTTCGAACTGGTGTTGTTTGCGACTATAAATCATTCGAAAATACTACGATGTGTACTTTGGTAGAGAATCTTCCGGATGTGAGAACTGAGAGTACGCAAGAAGTAGAATTACCTCCTTTTTTAATCGAAAAATGGAAAAAAGAAGGTCGATATGAGAAAGAAATTGCTTCATTGGATGAGTTTTTCAAAAGAACAAATTATCCAAGAACGCCTAAATATTACATCATAAAATGGCTAACCGATTATATTACCGAATTTGGCGTTGATGGTTATCGCGGAGATACTGTAAAACATACAGATGAAAACGTTTGGTCTGACTTTAAAAAAGAATGTGATTACGCTTTCGAAACCTGGAAGAAAAACCATCCAAAAGAAGTTTTAGATCAAAACCCATTTTATACAATTGCCGAAGTTTACGGTTACGGAATCAGCGGCGGACAAGATTATGATTTTGGAGATCGAAAAGTAAATTACTTTCAGAATGGTTTTAATAGCATGATCAATTTTGAATTTAAATGGAATGCTGCTCAGAATAATTATGAAGGTTTATTTTCGAAATATTCAAATGCTTTAAACAATGACTTAAAAGGATATTCGGTTTTAAATTATATGTCGTCACACGATGATGGACAACCTTTTGATGCAAACAGAGTAAAAGGTATCGAAGCCGGAACTAAATTATTGCTTTCACCTGGAATGTCTCAGGTTTATTATGGTGATGAATCTAGCAGATCTTTGGTTATTGAAGGCACACAAGGCGATGCGACATTACGTTCAAACATGAATTGGGATGATATTCAGAATAATTCTGAAGTACAAAAAACACTTTTGCATTGGCAGAAATTAGGGCAATTTAGACGAAATCATCCAGCAGTTGGTGCCGGAATTCATACTCAGATTAGTAGCGAACCTTATGTTTTTTCGAGAAGATTTAGCAAAGAAACTTTCGAAGATAAAGTCGTTATTGGTCTAGATTTACCGAAAGGCAAAAAAGAACTTCCCGTTAATTCTATCTTCCAAAACGGAACAAAATTAAGAGATACTTATTCTAATCAGGAAGCTGAAGTTATAGATGGAAAAGTTACTATTGATAGTGATTTTGATGTTGTTTTATTGGAAAAAATTTAA
- a CDS encoding glycerophosphodiester phosphodiesterase family protein: MLKIGHRGAGYEPENTLKAFQKALELNADGIELDVHLSADGHIVVIHDETIDRTTNGKGFVNTLSLSELKSFLIDGKLEIPTLIEVFDLIDKKCLINVELKGVGTASKVVALIEEYISDKNWNYENFIISSFEWIFLEEVHNLNPKIAIGVLTEEDLDKALAFAEGIKASAINPDYQLLTLENTKKIQEKGFQVLPWTVNTAEDIQKIKSYNVDGIISDFPDKL; this comes from the coding sequence ATGCTAAAAATAGGACATCGCGGTGCCGGATACGAACCCGAGAATACTTTAAAAGCTTTCCAAAAAGCATTAGAATTAAATGCTGACGGAATCGAACTCGATGTTCACTTAAGCGCTGACGGACATATCGTGGTTATTCACGACGAAACCATCGACAGAACTACGAACGGGAAAGGCTTTGTAAATACATTATCTTTGTCCGAATTGAAATCGTTTTTGATTGACGGCAAACTCGAAATTCCAACTTTAATTGAAGTTTTTGATTTGATAGACAAAAAATGTCTAATCAATGTCGAGTTAAAAGGTGTCGGAACAGCAAGTAAAGTTGTGGCCTTGATTGAAGAATATATTTCGGATAAAAACTGGAATTATGAAAATTTTATTATTTCAAGTTTTGAATGGATTTTTTTAGAGGAAGTTCACAATCTAAATCCAAAAATTGCCATTGGAGTTTTGACAGAGGAAGATCTGGATAAAGCTTTGGCTTTCGCCGAAGGAATAAAAGCAAGCGCCATCAATCCTGATTATCAATTGTTGACTTTGGAAAACACCAAAAAAATACAAGAAAAAGGATTTCAGGTTTTGCCGTGGACAGTAAATACAGCAGAAGACATTCAAAAAATAAAAAGCTACAACGTAGACGGAATTATCTCTGATTTTCCGGATAAACTATAA
- a CDS encoding glycoside hydrolase family 13 protein, with protein MNNLKINHYIYKLILMVLLFSASAKAQIQKVEPPFWYAGMKNPELQIMFYGKNIAQYEASVSNNVVIKNVEKTENPNYLFVTIDTQNLKASELVFSFKTKNKVAFTQKYSLKERRANSADRKSYDASDMIYLIMPDRFANGNPKNDSNASLTEKGNRQDPSGRHGGDIEGIIKNLDYISSLGATTIWSTPLCEDNDKQHSYHTYGQSDVYKIDPRYGTNDDYARLSAEMHKKDMKLVMDYVTNHWGITHWMMSDIPTKTWFNQFENFTQTHHRREVIPDTHASKIDQEVCVDGWFVPSMPDLNLRNPLVAKYLTQNAIWWIEFANLDGFRVDTYNYSDKTAMANWAKSITNEYPNFNIVGEIWMHNQASLAFWQKDSKIGAIENYNSNLPTVMDFTLQDQINSAFNENEPSWDNGLIKFYNNFAMDYLYPNPNSILVFAENHDTDRMNHNFKYDFPKYKLAMTLLATIRGIPQLYYGSEIGMGGDKGKGDADIRQDFPGGWNGDKNNAFTAAGRNAEQAKFFDFTSKLFTWRKSNEAVHFGKMTHYIPENNTYVYFRYTDAKTVMVVFNNNAKEQTIKTNRFKENIKNFKSGKDVITGKTFDLASEITLEPKSAVVLELE; from the coding sequence ATGAACAACCTAAAAATAAACCACTATATCTATAAATTAATTTTAATGGTTTTGCTTTTTTCTGCTTCCGCGAAAGCGCAAATCCAGAAAGTAGAACCGCCATTTTGGTACGCCGGAATGAAAAATCCGGAACTACAAATTATGTTCTACGGAAAAAATATCGCACAATATGAAGCTTCTGTTTCTAATAATGTGGTGATTAAAAATGTAGAAAAAACCGAAAATCCAAACTACCTTTTCGTTACAATTGATACGCAAAACCTAAAAGCTTCTGAATTGGTTTTCTCTTTCAAAACCAAAAACAAAGTTGCCTTTACACAGAAATATTCCCTTAAAGAAAGAAGAGCAAATTCGGCAGATAGAAAAAGTTACGATGCATCGGATATGATTTACTTAATCATGCCGGATCGTTTTGCTAACGGAAATCCTAAAAACGATAGCAATGCTTCTTTAACAGAAAAAGGAAATCGTCAGGATCCAAGCGGTCGTCACGGCGGCGATATCGAAGGAATTATCAAAAACCTTGATTATATTTCGTCACTTGGCGCAACCACAATCTGGAGCACGCCTTTATGCGAAGACAACGACAAACAACATTCGTATCACACTTACGGACAATCTGATGTTTACAAAATAGATCCGCGTTACGGAACCAATGACGATTATGCACGTCTTTCGGCAGAAATGCACAAAAAAGACATGAAATTGGTCATGGATTATGTTACCAATCACTGGGGAATTACACACTGGATGATGAGTGATATCCCGACTAAAACATGGTTCAATCAATTCGAAAATTTCACACAAACGCACCACAGACGTGAAGTAATTCCAGATACTCATGCATCCAAAATAGATCAGGAAGTTTGTGTTGACGGTTGGTTCGTTCCTTCAATGCCGGACTTGAATTTAAGAAATCCTCTAGTTGCAAAATACTTAACGCAAAATGCTATTTGGTGGATTGAATTTGCTAACCTTGACGGATTCAGAGTAGACACTTATAATTATTCTGATAAAACTGCAATGGCAAATTGGGCAAAATCGATTACAAACGAATATCCTAATTTTAATATTGTAGGTGAAATCTGGATGCACAATCAGGCGAGTTTAGCTTTTTGGCAAAAAGACAGTAAAATTGGTGCGATCGAAAATTACAATTCGAATTTACCAACTGTAATGGATTTTACTTTGCAAGATCAAATCAATTCTGCTTTCAATGAAAATGAACCAAGCTGGGATAACGGATTGATTAAATTCTACAACAATTTTGCAATGGATTATTTATATCCAAACCCAAATAGTATTTTGGTTTTTGCCGAAAATCATGACACAGATCGTATGAATCATAACTTTAAATATGATTTTCCAAAATACAAACTTGCCATGACTTTATTAGCAACGATTCGTGGAATTCCGCAATTGTATTATGGTTCAGAAATTGGAATGGGCGGCGATAAAGGCAAAGGCGATGCAGATATTCGTCAGGATTTTCCAGGCGGATGGAATGGCGACAAAAACAACGCATTTACCGCAGCAGGAAGAAATGCTGAACAAGCCAAATTCTTTGATTTTACTTCTAAATTATTCACTTGGAGAAAATCGAATGAAGCCGTTCACTTCGGGAAAATGACACATTATATTCCGGAAAACAACACTTATGTTTATTTTAGATATACCGATGCAAAAACCGTAATGGTCGTTTTTAATAACAATGCAAAAGAACAAACTATCAAAACAAATCGCTTTAAAGAAAACATCAAAAACTTTAAATCCGGAAAAGATGTTATCACAGGAAAAACATTCGATTTAGCTTCTGAAATTACTTTAGAACCAAAATCAGCAGTGGTTTTAGAATTGGAATAA
- a CDS encoding glycoside hydrolase family 65 protein: MNQDYIKPDNWSIIEEGFDAERVKSSESLFSIGNGAMGQRANFEETYSGETFQGSYIAGIYYPDKTKVGWWKNGYPKYFAKVLNAPNWIGIDVEINEENLDLNTCTEVKNFRRELNMKEGWYNRSFEATLKNGTEIAVNVRRFLSLDLDEAGIIKYEITPLNKDAKIVYKPYIDAGVTNEDANWEEKFWEPLEVKKSNSDAFVTAQTFKTHFKVTTFMHNTIFANGENVNISPSTIDSTTDKVQFTYGTIIAKGQTSSIQKIGGYTVSLNHENTLAAAEKAIKAAVNLGYDTLLQNQIEAWSKIWEMSDITIDGDVKAQQGIRFNIFQLNQTYLGKDSRLNIGPKGFTGEKYGGSTYWDTEAYCIPFYMATKDQQVARNLLTYRFNQLDKAIENAKDNLGFKNGAALYPMVTMNGEECHNEWEITHEEIHRNGAIAFAIYNYYRFTGDYSYIPEKGLEVLIGIARFWHQRASFSKEKNQYVILGVTGPNEYENNINNNFYTNYIAKWCIDYATEQINKVATEYPADHKRVLEKVTLSANEIQEWKKVADDMYFPTSKELGIYLQQDGFLDKDLVPVKDLDKSQRPINQKWSWDRVLRSPYIKQADVLQCFYFFEDHFSKEELKRNFEFYESFTVHESSLSPCVHSIQAAHLDKMDMAYTFYLRTSRLDLDDYNKEVEEGCHITSMAGTWMSIVEGFGGMRVKNDQLHFAPKIPKEWKGYSFKINFRNQILKVAVNHNETTFTVDGEQDLTIVVNGNPVIASKFVQIN; encoded by the coding sequence ATGAATCAAGATTATATAAAACCGGACAACTGGTCCATCATTGAAGAAGGATTTGATGCCGAACGAGTAAAATCGTCCGAAAGTCTTTTTAGTATCGGAAACGGTGCGATGGGACAACGCGCCAATTTTGAAGAAACCTATTCTGGTGAAACTTTTCAGGGAAGTTACATCGCAGGAATTTATTATCCGGATAAAACCAAAGTGGGTTGGTGGAAAAATGGATATCCAAAATATTTTGCGAAAGTATTAAACGCTCCAAACTGGATTGGAATTGACGTAGAAATCAACGAAGAAAACTTAGATTTAAATACTTGTACCGAAGTTAAAAACTTTCGCAGAGAATTGAATATGAAAGAAGGTTGGTACAATCGTTCTTTTGAAGCTACGTTGAAAAACGGAACCGAAATTGCGGTAAACGTTCGTCGTTTTCTTTCTTTGGATCTGGATGAAGCAGGAATTATCAAATACGAAATTACGCCTTTAAACAAAGACGCCAAGATCGTTTACAAACCTTATATTGACGCTGGTGTAACGAACGAAGATGCAAACTGGGAAGAAAAATTCTGGGAACCATTAGAAGTAAAAAAATCAAATAGTGACGCTTTTGTAACCGCGCAAACTTTCAAAACGCATTTTAAAGTTACGACTTTCATGCACAATACGATTTTTGCAAATGGAGAAAACGTAAATATTTCACCTTCAACAATCGATTCAACAACAGATAAAGTTCAGTTTACTTACGGAACGATTATCGCAAAAGGACAAACCTCATCAATTCAGAAAATTGGTGGTTATACTGTTTCTTTAAACCACGAAAACACTTTGGCTGCAGCCGAAAAAGCAATAAAAGCTGCCGTTAATTTAGGATACGATACTTTACTTCAAAATCAAATTGAGGCTTGGAGTAAAATCTGGGAAATGTCAGATATTACAATCGATGGCGATGTAAAAGCACAACAAGGAATTCGTTTCAACATTTTTCAATTGAACCAAACTTATTTAGGAAAAGATTCTCGTTTGAATATTGGACCAAAAGGTTTTACAGGAGAAAAATACGGCGGATCAACTTATTGGGATACTGAGGCATATTGCATTCCGTTTTATATGGCGACAAAAGATCAGCAAGTTGCGAGAAACTTATTGACGTATCGTTTCAATCAATTGGATAAAGCGATCGAAAATGCCAAAGACAATTTAGGCTTCAAAAATGGCGCGGCTTTGTATCCAATGGTTACCATGAATGGAGAAGAATGCCATAACGAATGGGAAATCACACATGAAGAAATTCACAGAAATGGTGCGATTGCATTTGCGATTTATAACTATTATCGTTTCACCGGAGATTACTCTTATATTCCTGAAAAAGGTCTGGAAGTTTTAATTGGAATTGCACGTTTCTGGCACCAAAGAGCTTCTTTCTCTAAAGAGAAAAATCAATATGTGATTCTTGGAGTTACAGGTCCAAACGAATACGAAAACAACATCAACAATAATTTCTACACCAATTATATTGCAAAATGGTGTATTGATTATGCAACAGAACAAATTAATAAAGTTGCAACAGAATATCCTGCAGATCACAAACGTGTATTAGAAAAAGTAACCCTTTCGGCTAATGAAATTCAGGAATGGAAAAAAGTGGCTGACGATATGTACTTCCCTACTTCTAAGGAATTAGGTATTTATTTACAACAAGACGGTTTCTTAGACAAAGATTTAGTTCCTGTAAAAGACTTAGATAAATCGCAAAGACCAATCAACCAGAAATGGTCTTGGGATCGAGTTTTACGTTCGCCTTACATCAAACAAGCCGATGTTTTGCAATGTTTTTATTTCTTCGAAGATCATTTTTCTAAAGAAGAATTAAAACGAAATTTCGAATTTTATGAATCATTTACGGTTCATGAAAGTTCACTTTCGCCTTGCGTGCACTCGATTCAGGCTGCACATCTGGACAAAATGGATATGGCATATACTTTCTATTTAAGAACTTCTCGTCTTGATCTTGACGATTATAATAAAGAAGTCGAAGAAGGTTGTCACATAACTTCAATGGCCGGAACTTGGATGAGTATTGTAGAAGGTTTTGGCGGAATGCGTGTGAAAAATGATCAGCTTCATTTTGCTCCAAAAATTCCAAAAGAATGGAAAGGTTATTCGTTTAAAATCAACTTTAGAAATCAAATTCTGAAAGTTGCTGTAAATCACAACGAAACCACTTTTACAGTAGATGGCGAACAGGATTTAACAATTGTCGTTAACGGAAATCCTGTAATTGCAAGTAAATTTGTACAAATAAATTAA